In Erwinia pyrifoliae DSM 12163, the genomic window TCGCGGCGCAGTCCGGCAAACCACGTCTGGCCCTGCAACGTTTCCAGCGCGCGGTTCATCGGTTCCACCTTGTTGATCTGGTTGTAGCGCTCAATGCCTTCTACCCCCTGCTCCCATAGCTTGCCGTAGCGAGCTTCCTGCCACGCCGGACTTTGCGCAGCGCGGAACACCTGTAGGTTAAGATCGAGCTTTTCCGTCAGCTGGTCAATAAACCGGTAGGTTTCCGCGAACAGGTAACCGGTATCGGTGAGGATCACCGGGATATCTGGCTTCTGGCGCGTCACCAGATGCAGGCTCACCGCCGCCTGAATGCCAAAGCTGGAGGTTAATACCGCCTGGCCAGGCAGATTCTCCAGCCCCCAGGTCACCCGTTCCTCGGCGGAAAGCTTATCCAGCTTATTGTTGATTTCGGCGAGCGCCATTACGCGCTCAACCTTGGGAAGTTGGTTCAGTGCAGAGAGATCGAGAACTGCCATCTTATGCCTCCGTCATTGCCAGAAATCACGAGCCGGATCGCGTACCGGTTGCACCACCCCGGCGCGGAGGGTGAAATCACCGAAGCCTTCATCCGCATATCGCTCTTGTGACCAGCGGTCGATCAGCTCATCAAGGATAGCCAGAATTTGCTCTTCGTTGATATTTTCGCGATACATACGCGGAATGCGCGTCCCGATGCGGTTACCGCCAAGATGCAGGTTATAGCGCCCCGGCGCTTTGCCCACCAGGCCGATTTCCGCCAGCAGCGCACGGCCACAGCCGTTAGGGCAACCCGTTACGCGCAAAACGATATGCTCATCGCCCACGCCGTGCGCGGTCAGGATCTCTTCCACCCGCGTGACAAACTGCGGCAGAAAACGCTCCGCTTCCGCCATCGCCAACGGGCAGGTCGGAAATGCCACACAGGCCATGGAGTTTTCACGCTGGTGGCTGACGTTTTCCATCAGGCCGTGCGCCACCGCCAGCCGCTCAATGTTCTCTTTTTCTGCCTCCGGCACCCCGGCAACAATCAGGTTCTGATTCGCGGTTAAGCGGAAGTCGCCCCGGTGGATTTTGGCAATTTCTGCCAGTCCGGTTTTCAGCGGGCGGCCGGGATAGTCCAGCAGGCGGCCGTTTTCGATAAACAGCGTCAGATGCCACTGATTATCAATGCCCTTCACCCAGCCAAAACGATCGCCACGGGTGGTGAATTCATACGGCCGGGTCGGCTCAAAGGTGATACCGGCACGGCGTTCCACTTCTGCCTTGAAGACATCCGGCCCCACGCGCTCAAGGGTGTATTTGGTTTTCGCATTTTTACGGTCGGTGCGGTTGCCCCAGTCACGCTGGGTGGTCACCACCGCTTCAGCCACGTCGAGGATCTTGCTTAGCGGCAGATAGCCAAACTCGCTGGCGGTTCGGGCAAAGGTGGCTTTATTACCGTGTTCGATTGAAAGACCGCCGCCAACCAGCAGGTTGAAACCGACCAGCCTGCCTTGTTCGGCAATGGCGATAAAGTTCATGTCATTGGCATGCAGGTCAACGTCATTGTGCGGCGGCACCACTACCGTGGTTTTGAACTTACGCGGCAGATAGGTTTCACCGAGGATCGGCTCTTCATCCGTGGTGGCCACTTTTTCCTTATCAAGCCAGATCTCTGCATAGGCGCGGGTGCGCGGCAGCAGATGCTCGGAGAGCTTCTTCGCCCATTCATACGCTTCCTGGTGCAGTTCGGACTCAATCGGGTTCGAGCTGCACAGCACGTTGCGGTTAACGTCGTTAGCGGTGGCCAGCGCGTCCAGCCCGACTTCGTGTAGCATCTGATGAGCCGGTTTGACGTTGCCCTTCAGGATGCCGTGGAACTGGAACGTCTGACGGTTGGTCAGACGGATACTGCCGTAAATGGTGTTATCACTGGCAAATTTATCGATGGCCAGCCACTGTTTTGGCGTCATGATCCCGCCCGGCAGGCGGCAGCGCAGCATCATCGCATGACGCGCATCCAGCTTCTGTTCGGCACGCTCGGCGCGGATATCGCGATCGTCCTGCTGGTACATGCCGTGAAAGCGGATCAGCAGGAAGTTGTCGCCGTTAAAGCCGCCGGTCAGCCCGTCATGCAGGTCTTCAGCAATGCCACCGCGCAAATAGTTGCTTTGTTTCTTCAGGCGTTCGGCGTCGACCAGCTTGCCTTCAACCACCAGTGGGCCTGGATATTTTTCATCGCTCATTAGTACACATCTCGCTGATAACGGCGCTCAATGCGCAGCTCGCTTAAAAATTCATCTGCCGCTTCGATGTCCATTGCACCAAATTCGGCTACCACTTCCAGTAATGCCTGCTCAACGTCTTTGGCCATGCGGTTGGCATCGCCACAGACATAAATATGTGCGCCCTCTTCAATCCAGCGCCACAGCTCTGCGCCATTAGCACGGATTTTGTCCTGTACGTAGACCTTATGCTGCCCGTCACGCGACCAGGCTAAGTCAATGTGGGTCAGCAAACCGTCTTTGACGTAGCGCTGCCACTCGACCTGATAAAGAAAATCTTCGGTAAAGTGCGGATTACCAAAGAACAGCCAGTTCTTGCCGCCAGCCCCTTCGCTGTCGCGCTGCTGCATAAAGGCACGGAACGGGGCGATCCCGGTGCCGGGGCCAATCATAATCACCGGGGTTTGTGGATCGGCCGGCAGGCGGAAGTTGTCATTGTGCTCGATGAAAATGCGCACCTCTGCATCTTCGCTAAGACGGTCGGCCAGATAGCTGGAAGCGCCCCCGGCTCGGGCGCGGCCTTCGATCTCAAAACGCACGGCACCTACGGTGATATGGACTTCGTTTTCGTTCTCCGCCTGCGAGGAGGCAATGGAGTACAGGCGCGGCGTGAGCGGGCGCAACAGCCCGGTTAACTGTTCCGCGTTCAGTTCGGTCGGGGCATAACGCGCCATATCAACGATAGGCGTGTTCTGCGCATAGTGCTGTAAAGCGCTCTTATCGCCTATCTGCGCCAGCAGCGCCTCATTACGTGAGAGCCTGGCATACTGTTCGACGATCTGCGGCGTATTTACCGTCAGTTCGTAATGTTTTTGCAGCGCTTGCGCCAGCGGCACGGAGCGGCCATCCACCGTCACCGGCTCATCGCCCTTCAGCCAGAGAAGTTGCAGCAGCTCCTGTACCAGCGCCGCATCGTTTTCAAACCAGACTCCCAGCGCATCGCCCGGCTGATAGCGCAGCCCGGAATCACCAAGGTCAATTTCGATGTGGCGTACATCTTTAACGGAATGGCGACCGGTGATTTTCTGATTAACCGCCAGGCTGGCGCTAAGCGGTGCTTCTTTGCTGTACGGGCTGCTGGAGATGGCGTTGATGCTGCCCGCTGCGGCAGCCGTCATCTGAGACGAGCCCGCCTGCGGAACGCGTGCTTTTAGAATATCGGTTAGCTGTAAGCGCCAGGCCTGCGCCTCAGCAGCGTACTCTACGTCTGCATCAACGCGCTCCAGCAGGCGTTCAGCGCCCAGCTCGGCCAGCCTGCTGTCAAAATCTTTACCGGCCTTGCTGAAGAATTCATACGACGTATCGCCAAGGCCAAACACCGCAAAGGCGCTGGCGTTCATCTTTGGCGCTTTCTTCGACATCAGGAATTTATGCAGTGCCACCGCTTCTTCCGGCGGCTCCCCCTCGCCCTGAGTGGAGGTGACCACCACCAGCAGTTTTTCCTGGCCAATTTGTTTGAACTTATAGTCACCGGCATTGACCAGGCTGACGTTGAGCTTTGCACCCAGCAGGTCGTCGCGCAGCTGTTCAGCCAGACGGCGGGCATTACCGGTCTGGGAAGCAGAAAGGATGGTGACCGCCGGCACTTCGGCTGCTGCTGGCGCAGCGGCGGCTACCGCACCCGATGCCGGGTTGACCATGCCCCAGAAATAACCGGAAAGCCAGGCCAGCTGCATGGGGGAATAATCACCGGTCGCCGCCTGCAGGCGGGCGAGCTGATCCGGATTAAGCGGAAGCATATTTAAAGGTGCCTGAGTCGTCATTGCGTCAAAAGTTCCAGAGTCTGAGATCTATAGCAACAGGGTAAAGGTAAGCATAACAACCCTTAAATAAGGGTTGGTACTAATTCATAACCAAAATGACTAAACGGTTTTTCGGGTAAGCGTTAGCGGCAAAACAGATTGATTTTAATATTATTTTTCAAACAGTTAAAAAATAAATATTTCGCCATTCTTTATCTCACGGCATCTGGCCGGTAAACGGGTGCGAAAAAAGCTCTTTTACGGTATCCTGCAGCGTTTTTTAAGACCTTTACAGAGACCGGGATCATGGCAACCACGCTATTTAAAGAATTTCAATTTGAAGCCGCGCACCTTTTACCGCATGTGCCAGCCGGACATAAGTGCGGCCGCCTGCACGGACACTCCTTTATGATCCGGCTGGAAATTACTGGCGAAGTGAACCCCCATACCGGCTGGGTAATGGATTTTTCCGAGATCAAAAGCGCATTTAAGCCGATTTATGACCGGCTGGATCACTACTATCTTAACGATATTCCCGGTCTGGAAAACCCGACCAGTGAAGTGCTGGCAGAATGGATTTGGCAGCAGATGAAACCTGCCCTGCCGCTGTTAAGCGCGGTCATGGTAAAAGAGACCTGCACCGCCGGATGCGTCTACCGTGGCTGATGCCAGACGGGCCTGGCTAATCGCCTTTTATCAGCCGGGCCTGAACACGTTAACGCTTTTGCCTGACTGATTCAGTTGCCAACATCTATTTCCATTAAGAATAATCTATAACTGCAAGTTATATAGCGCACCTGCGCTGACATGATAACCTTTGGTGACAAAACGAATATTCTTAGCAACGCTATTTTAGGGAAGGTGCCGGGTGCCCTCATGGTTTAATTTAGCAATCGAATCATTCTGGCCAATGCTTTATGCCGGTCTGACATTCACCATTCCACTCACGCTGATCGCCTTTACGCTGGGTTTATCCCTTGGCGCTGTTGTCGCTCTTGTCAGACTGTATGGCCCCCGGCCTTTGCAAAGCCTGGTGCGCTTTTATGTCTGGCTTATTCGCGGCACGCCGCTGCTGGTTCAGCTGTTTCTTATCTTTTATGCTTTGCCCGGGGTCGGTATTACCATCGACGCTTTCCCGGCCGCCGTAATCGGCTTTACGCTGAATATCGGGGCTTATACTTCGGAGATTATTCGCGCCACGCTGCTGTCCGTCCCCAAAGGGCAGTGGGAAGCTGCGCACTCTATCGGTATGAGCTGGGGCCAGACGCTGCGACGCATTGTTATGCCTCAGGCGGCACGGGTTGCGGTACCGCCTTTATCAAATACCTTTATCGCGCTGGTTAAAGACACGTCTCTGGCGTCGGTGATCACCGTTCCCGAACTGTTTCTCGCCGCGCAGCGTATTGCGGCGGTAACCTACCAGCCATTAATACTGTATACCGAAGCGGCGATTATTTATTTACTGTTAAGCTCGGTGTTGTCTGCTTTGCAGGCGCGACTGGAAAAAAAGCTGGCCAACAACGGTGCTATAAAAGGAAGAGATAATGATTAAATTATCCGCCATTGAAAAACGCTTTGATGGTAACCCGGTATTAAAAAACATCAATCTGACCATCAATGAGGGCGCGGTAACCGCGCTGATTGGGCCGTCAGGAAGCGGCAAAAGCACCCTGCTGCGCTGTATCAACCTGTTGGAAATTCCTCAGGCTGGGGAATTAACCATCGGTGATGAACGGCTTTTATTTACCGGCAGCGCCCGCGTGAGCAAAAAAGACACCCGCCGCATATGCCAGCAAACCGGAATGGTGTTTCAAAATTTTCAACTGTTCCCGCATTTGACCGTGATTGAAAATATCATGGAAGGCCTGATCACCGTCCAGAAGCAGAGCCGGCCACAGGCTGAAGAACGCGCCGAAATGTTGCTGAATAAGGTTGGCATGCTGCACAAACGGGATGCCTGGCCTGCCACGCTGTCCGGCGGCCAGCAGCAGCGTGTGGCCATTGCCAGAGCGCTGGCTCCTTCGCCTAAAGTGTTGCTGTGTGATGAACCCACTTCGGCGCTGGATCCGGAGCTATCACAGGAAGTGGTCGCGGTGTTAAAGCAGCTTGCCAACGAGGGCATGACCATGTTGATGGCAACGCACGACCTGCGTCTCGCCGCGAATATCGCCAGCCAGGTGGTATTTATTGAGGCGGGCGAAATAGTGGAAAGTGACAGCTCGAAAAATATTTTCACCCGGGCCAGTAAAGCCAGAACCAAAGCGTTTATCTCGACGCTGACCGAAACCTTACCCGATTGGGAAATTTAACCCGAAGACTATATTACCGAGCGCATTCAGGAGTTTAGACATGAAATCTATCGCAACGCTGTTATTAGCAGGCATGGTGCAGTTCGGCCTTTCATCACAGGCAATGGCAGAAACCGAGCTGTCCAAAGTTCAGTCGGCGGGCGCGTTGAAAATCGGCACCGAGGGTACCTATCCGCCCTTCAGCTACCACGATACCAGCGGCAAACTCACCGGCTTTGATGTTGAAATCGGTCGTGAAGTTGCAAAACGTCTGAATGTTAAGGCGGAATTTGTGGAAGCAAAATGGGATGGCCTGATTGCCGGACTGGATGCACGTCGCTATGACGCGGTGATTAACCAGGTTGCCATCACTGCGCCACGCCAGCAAAAATATGATTTTTCTGTGCCGTATATCTCTTCCCGAGCGGTGCTGATCGTGCGCAGCAATAACAGTGCGATTAAGTCATTCGATGATTTGAAGGGTAAAAAATCAGCCCATACCTTGACCAGCAACTTTGCCCAGCTGGCAACGCGCTACGGTGCACAAGTTGTTGGAACTGACGGCTTTAATCAGTCGGTCGACCTGGTCGCCAGCGGTCGCGCAGACGCCACCATCAACGACAATCTCTCCTACCTCGACTTCAAAAAGCACAGGCCTGATGTGAAGGTTAAGATCGCCGCAACGCTGCCAGCGGCCGAGGATGAAGGTATTCTGCTGCGCAAGGGCAATACGGAACTTAAGGCCGCCATTGATAAAGCCATTAGCGATATCAAATCTGACGGAACTTATCAGCGCATCTCACAGCACTATTTCGGCGCAGACGTGTCTGAATAGTTCGGCAGCGCGGGGCGATTTAGCCCCGCGTCCGCATGTCCATCCTGATAATCCAGACGTTGGGTTCATCAACGTGCGCGTAGTCAGAATATAACCTTCTTATTGATACACTTAATTTATTCATCCTTCTCATAGCAAATCATTCATGCCTGAAGCAGATGACTGTTTACACGTCAGGCAATATTGAGATATTTGTGCGTCTGCATCGACAGCCGCCAGTTACGGGCAATGCAGGTATCAATACAGAGTTGGGTGGCATCGGCCTTTTGGCTGATCGGCTGCAGGGCAATGATACGCGCCTTGTTATCATTCAGCGTAGCCAGCAGTTCATCCAGCGCATCGACGTCGCGCTGACGCGCTACCGGGTGCTTCACCTCATCGGCGCGCACTAGGGCCTGGTTCAGCACATCATAACCGCCGCGCATATTCACCTTGGGCGATACCGTTACCCAGGTTTGCGCCGTGCAGCGCACCTGATGGGTGCCGCTGGTTTCTATCTGACAGCTGAAGCCGCTATCCTGTAACGCGGCGGTCAACGGCGTCAGATCATAGATGCACGGCTCACCGCCGGTGATCACGATATGCTTTGCCGTCCAGCCGTGTCGACGGATCGTTTCCAGCAGCGCGGGCGCATCGGCCGCGCCCCAGGCATCGGTCTCTACCGTTTTCAGCAGAATATCCCCCAGCGATGTCTCCCGATCGGCCAGCTTATCCCAGGTGTGTTTAGTATCACACCAGCTGCAGCCCACCGGGCATCCCTGCAGGCGGATAAAAATAGCCGGAACGCCGGTATAAAAGCCTTCGCCTTGCAACGTCTGAAACATCTCATTTATCGGGTACTGCATCAACTTCTCGACTGGTGGCAAATGACGGGCGCAGATTATGGCAGATTGAGCAGATAAGGCCAAACAAAGCGTGCGGATTGTGTCTGGCCTTATAATTTGAACTGACAGCGCGTACCTCAATAACGGATGCAGGGCCTGCCGCCCCTCTCCGGCATCGATCACATAAATTTTTTATTATGCATTTGCGCCATGGCCTGTTGCGCGACGTCTTTTGAGCCGCTCAGGGTAAAGTGACCGTAGTCGTTGGAGAACGGCCGCCCGTCAGAGGCTAAACCGCGACAGAAGCCGCCCGGGCATACAATCGACCAGACCGAAATATAGCGAATTCCCTGTTGGGACATGGCCTTCGCCATCTTCAGATCGGTGTCACGGATCTCTGGCTTTACCGACGAAGCGACAAGATCTTTGCGCCCGTCCGTCTGATATGCCAGCAGGTTTGGCAGCGCCTCGGTGTACTCGACGGTCGGCCCCATCACGATAATATTGTTCGAACGCGATTTAAGGTGGTCGAGCGTGGCGCGCAGCGGCGCAATATCTTCCGGCGCCCAGCGGGCTGAAATAATAATGCCGTCAATCTTATGCTGCGGGAGCCACTCGTCATAAACATAGTCCACCAGTTTTGTACACGGATTGTGCAGCGTCTGGCGGGAAAGGGGTTTGCAACCGGCTGAAGTGGCTTGGATCACGTTAATACCATCACCTGCCGTCAGGCTGATGGCGCGCCACAGGTGAGCTGCATGGCTGTCACCGATCACCACATAATTCTTCGCTGCCGCCGAGGTTTGCAGACAGAAAGCGCGATCGAACGGCTTATCTTCCTCATTTTTCCCGTCAACAAAGCACCGCCCGCGACGGTACTGATAATCAAATTCCGGCATTTTGCTATATTCCGCGTAGTGAGCAAGCGCGAGAGCCTGTTGCGAAAAGTGCCCGGAATGGTTGTCGATATGGCCTTTGTAAAGCGTGCCGCTGGTCATTACTACCAGTCCGATAACGGAAACGGTAACCGCTCTGCCTGCTGTCACGAAAGACAATTTGTAACGAAACGGGATTTCAATCAGGTAGCGTGACGCCACCGCCAGCCCCAGGGTTAACGCAGCAATCACCGCTTCGCGTATTCCCGGTGCAAAGTTAAAGAACATGCGGGCGTAGACGATAATCGGCCAATGCCACAGATACAGACAGTAAGAGATCATGCCGATGTAAACGACCGGCTTCAGGGCCAACAGGCGCGATATCACCGATTGTTGACCGGCAAGAATAATCAGGAAACTCCCCACGCACGGCCACAGCGCATTCCATGCCGGGAAGGGCATATCGGTATTCAGCATCAGGAAACCATACAGGATTAGCGCCAGACCGGCGAGACTCATACCGTGTCTGAAGGACTGACTGAGGCGTGCCGTTTTCGCCTCCAGCCCAGCAACAGCAATGATCCCGCCCAGCGCCAGCTCCCAGGCCCGGGTCGGTAACATATAGAAGGTGAAAGTCGGTTTACGCGTCACGCCGTAAATACTTAACGCCAGCGAGGCGGCAATAATCAGCAGCATGACCTGGGTAGTGCGGCGGCGGAAAATCCGTATCACAAACAGCAATACAATCGGGAAGATAATATAAAACTGCTCTTCTACAGCCAGTGACCAGGTGTGAAGCAGCGGCTTCAGCTCGGCTGGCCCGTCAAAGTAACCGGTCGTTTTCCAGAAAAAAATATTGGAAACGGAAAGCAGCGCTGCCGTTGCGCTGTTGCTCAGATCGCTGAATTGTGCCGGAAGAAGATGGTAATAGCCGAAAAGCAACGTTGCCAGCAGCACCACAAACAGCGGCGGCAGAATACGCAGGCAGCGACGTTTATAGAAATCGAGATAAGAGAAATGACCCGCCAGCGCACTTTGGTAAATAATGCCGCAGATCAGATAACCCGATATCACAAAGAAGATATCGACCCCGGTAAACCCCCCAGGAATCCCCCCCATCCCCATATGATAAGCAATGACAGGCAGCACGGCGAGTGCACGCAGCCCGTCGATATCAGCACGATATTTCATTTCTCCGATCCCAATAACAAATAGTTACGGGCAATTTACACAAAAATACATAGGAAAAGGTCATGCCGGCGTGAACCAGGAGTTTTCTCATCGAGAAGGTTATCAGGGTAATCTATTGATAATTAAAGAAGAAAAAAAAAGCCCCGTTCAAAGACGGAGCTTTTCAGAGAAACCTCAGCCACCAGGACTCAGGATATCAGTATCTTACTGGCCTTTTACTTCTTTCAGACCGTTGAATGGCGCACGGTTACCCAGCGCTTCTTCGATACGGATCAGCTGGTTGTACTTAGCAACGCGGTCAGAACGGCTCATCGAACCGGTTTTGATCTGGCCAGCCGCAGTACCTACCGCCAGGTCAGCGATGGTCGCATCTTCAGTTTCACCTGAACGGTGAGAGATGACCGCCGTATAACCCGCATCTTTCGCCATTTTGATCGCCGCCAGCGTTTCGGTCAGAGAACCGATCTGGTTGAATTTGATCAGAATGGAGTTAGCAATGCCTTTATCGATACCTTCTTTCAGGATCTTAGTGTTGGTCACGAACAGATCGTCACCCACCAGCTGGATTTTGTCGCCCAGCACTTTGGTCTGGTAGGCGAAACCATCCCAGTCAGATTCGTCCAGACCGTCTTCGATAGAGACGATTGGGTACTGTTTGGTCAGATCTTCCAGGAAGTGAGTGAACTCTTCGGAAGTGAAGGCTTTGTTGCCTTCGCCAGCGAGCACGTATTTACCGTCTTTGTAGAACTCAGACGCTGCGCAATCCATCGCCAGGGTCACATCTTTGCCCAGCTCGTAGCCTGCTGCTTTTACCGCTTCAGCGATAACGGCCAGCGCTTCGGCGTTAGAACCCAGGTCAGGCGCGTAGCCGCCTTCGTCACCTACGGCGGTGCTCATGCCTTTCGACTTCAGCACTTTTGCCAGGTTGTGGAACACTTCAGAACCGATGCGTACCGCTTCTTTCAGGGTTTTCGCGCCAACAGGCTGGATCATGAATTCCTGAATGTCGACGTTGTTGTCAGCGTGCTCACCGCCGTTGATGATGTTCATCATTGGCAGTGGCATGGAGAATTTGCCCGGAGTCCCGTTCAGTTCAGCGATGTGCTCATACAGCGGCATGCCTTTCGCGGCAGCTGCAGCCTTAGCGGCAGCCAGAGAAACCGCCAGAATGGCGTTAGCGCCAAACTTGGATTTGTTCTCAGTACCGTCCAGATCGATCATGATCTTGTCGATGTTAGCCTGGTCTTTCGCGTCTTTACCGGTCACCGCTTCAGCGATAGGACCGTTAACCGCGCCAACCGCTTTGGTTACGCCTTTACCCAGGAAACGTGATTTGTCACCGTCACGCAGTTCCAGCGCTTCGCGCGAACCGGTAGAAGCACCTGATGGCGCTGCTGCCAGACCGACAAAGCCGCCTTCCAGATGAACTTCTGCTTCAACGGTCGGGTTACCACGGGAGTCGATGATTTCGCGACCGATGACTTTAACGATTTTGGACATTAGATTTTCCTCAGTACAAGTTAACTTAAACTCAGACATACCTGTCGAAACTATTGAGTTCCAACAGGTTATGAAAACACTTATTTTGCCAAACGCTTCTGGTACTCGCTGGCGGCTTTAACAAAGCCGCTAAACAGCGGGTGACCGTCTCGAGGTGTAGAAGTAAATTCCGGATGGAACTGACATGCAACAAACCAGGGGTGATTCGGGATCTCAACGATCTCTACCAGCTGGTCATCCCCGGAGCGGCCTGCCACACGTAACCCGGCCGCTTCAATTTGCTTCAATAGCATATTGTTGACTTCATAACGATGGCGGTGACGCTCAACGATGGTGTCGGAGCCGTACAGCTGACGCACCAGGCTGTTGTCGGTCAGCTGGCACTGCTGGCTGCCCAGACGCATGGTGCCGCCTAAATCGCTCTGCTCGCTACGCTGCTCAACGTTGCCTTCTTCGTCACGCCATTCAGTGATCAGCGCCACCACCGGGTATTTACAGTCCGGTACGAACTCCGTGGAGTTGGCTCCTTCCATATGCGCCACGTTGCGGGCGAATTCCATCAGCGCCACCTGCATACCCAGGCAGATGCCCAGATAAGGGATGTTGTTTTCGCGGGCGTACTGCGCGGTCATCAGCTTGCCTTCAACGCCGCGATAGCCAAATCCGCCAGGGATCAGGATGGCATCCAAATCCTTCAGCAGCTCCACACCTCGGGTTTCGACATCCTGTGAATCGATAAGTTTAATATTCACCGTCACACGGTTTTTCAGGCCGCCGTGCTTCAGGGCTTCAATCACCGATTTATAGGCATCCGGCAATTCGACATATTTACCCACCATGCCGATATTCACTTCGCCGCCCGGATTGGCTTCCTGATAAATCACCTGCTCCCACTCTTGCAGATTGGCTTCAGGCGCATTCAGGTTGAAGCGCTTGCAGATATAGTCATCGAGGCCCTGCGATTTCAGCATGCCCGGGA contains:
- a CDS encoding acyltransferase family protein; translation: MKYRADIDGLRALAVLPVIAYHMGMGGIPGGFTGVDIFFVISGYLICGIIYQSALAGHFSYLDFYKRRCLRILPPLFVVLLATLLFGYYHLLPAQFSDLSNSATAALLSVSNIFFWKTTGYFDGPAELKPLLHTWSLAVEEQFYIIFPIVLLFVIRIFRRRTTQVMLLIIAASLALSIYGVTRKPTFTFYMLPTRAWELALGGIIAVAGLEAKTARLSQSFRHGMSLAGLALILYGFLMLNTDMPFPAWNALWPCVGSFLIILAGQQSVISRLLALKPVVYIGMISYCLYLWHWPIIVYARMFFNFAPGIREAVIAALTLGLAVASRYLIEIPFRYKLSFVTAGRAVTVSVIGLVVMTSGTLYKGHIDNHSGHFSQQALALAHYAEYSKMPEFDYQYRRGRCFVDGKNEEDKPFDRAFCLQTSAAAKNYVVIGDSHAAHLWRAISLTAGDGINVIQATSAGCKPLSRQTLHNPCTKLVDYVYDEWLPQHKIDGIIISARWAPEDIAPLRATLDHLKSRSNNIIVMGPTVEYTEALPNLLAYQTDGRKDLVASSVKPEIRDTDLKMAKAMSQQGIRYISVWSIVCPGGFCRGLASDGRPFSNDYGHFTLSGSKDVAQQAMAQMHNKKFM
- the pyrG gene encoding glutamine hydrolyzing CTP synthase; translated protein: MTTNYIFVTGGVVSSLGKGIAAASLAAILEARGLNVTIMKLDPYINVDPGTMSPTQHGEVFVTDDGAETDLDLGHYERFIRTRMSRRNNFTTGRIYSEVLRKERRGDYLGATIQVIPHITNAIKERIIEGGEGHDVVLVEIGGTVGDIESLPFLEAIRQMAVDVGREHTMYMHLTLVPYMAAAGEVKTKPTQHSVKELLSIGIQPDVLICRSDRAVPANERAKIALFCNVPEKAVISLKDVDSIYKIPGMLKSQGLDDYICKRFNLNAPEANLQEWEQVIYQEANPGGEVNIGMVGKYVELPDAYKSVIEALKHGGLKNRVTVNIKLIDSQDVETRGVELLKDLDAILIPGGFGYRGVEGKLMTAQYARENNIPYLGICLGMQVALMEFARNVAHMEGANSTEFVPDCKYPVVALITEWRDEEGNVEQRSEQSDLGGTMRLGSQQCQLTDNSLVRQLYGSDTIVERHRHRYEVNNMLLKQIEAAGLRVAGRSGDDQLVEIVEIPNHPWFVACQFHPEFTSTPRDGHPLFSGFVKAASEYQKRLAK
- the eno gene encoding phosphopyruvate hydratase, with the translated sequence MSKIVKVIGREIIDSRGNPTVEAEVHLEGGFVGLAAAPSGASTGSREALELRDGDKSRFLGKGVTKAVGAVNGPIAEAVTGKDAKDQANIDKIMIDLDGTENKSKFGANAILAVSLAAAKAAAAAKGMPLYEHIAELNGTPGKFSMPLPMMNIINGGEHADNNVDIQEFMIQPVGAKTLKEAVRIGSEVFHNLAKVLKSKGMSTAVGDEGGYAPDLGSNAEALAVIAEAVKAAGYELGKDVTLAMDCAASEFYKDGKYVLAGEGNKAFTSEEFTHFLEDLTKQYPIVSIEDGLDESDWDGFAYQTKVLGDKIQLVGDDLFVTNTKILKEGIDKGIANSILIKFNQIGSLTETLAAIKMAKDAGYTAVISHRSGETEDATIADLAVGTAAGQIKTGSMSRSDRVAKYNQLIRIEEALGNRAPFNGLKEVKGQ